The Micromonospora krabiensis genome window below encodes:
- a CDS encoding allantoate amidohydrolase, whose amino-acid sequence MTDLAARFRALWDEIAPVGRDAGSGGYLRYALTEPELRLRDWYREQARRRGLPVTEDGNGNLFAWWGDPDAGDAVLTGSHFDSVPHGGAYDGPLGIVSAFLAVDELRAAGVAPVRPVAIGAFVEEEGARFGVPCLGSRLLTGALAPERAAALRDTDGIDFATALGHPPAGARPELLDRFRCFVELHVEQGRALADTAAPVAVASAIWPHGRWRFDVTGEGNHAGTTRMADRRDPMLTYAFTVLAANKEARLRGAHATVGRVSVEPNATNAIPSRVTGWLDARAAEPETLAGLVSAVRDKATERARRDGTSLTVTEESATPLVAFDGGLADRLAALLTAPVLPTGAGHDAGVLAAYLPTAMLFVRNPTGVSHSPAESATDEDCAAGVAALARVIEELAC is encoded by the coding sequence GTGACCGACCTCGCCGCGCGGTTCCGGGCGCTCTGGGACGAGATCGCCCCGGTCGGGCGGGACGCCGGCAGCGGCGGCTACCTGCGCTACGCGCTGACCGAGCCGGAGCTGCGGCTGCGGGACTGGTACCGGGAGCAGGCGCGGCGGCGCGGGCTGCCGGTGACCGAGGACGGCAACGGCAACCTCTTCGCCTGGTGGGGCGACCCGGACGCGGGCGACGCGGTGCTGACCGGCAGCCACTTCGACTCGGTGCCGCACGGCGGGGCGTACGACGGGCCGCTCGGCATCGTCAGCGCGTTCCTCGCGGTCGACGAGCTGCGGGCCGCGGGCGTCGCGCCCGTCCGGCCGGTCGCGATCGGCGCGTTCGTGGAGGAGGAGGGAGCCCGGTTCGGCGTACCGTGCCTCGGGTCGCGGCTGCTGACCGGCGCGCTGGCGCCGGAGCGGGCGGCGGCACTGCGGGACACCGACGGGATCGACTTCGCGACGGCACTGGGCCACCCGCCGGCCGGTGCCCGCCCGGAGCTGCTCGACCGGTTCCGGTGCTTCGTGGAGCTGCACGTCGAGCAGGGTCGCGCGCTGGCCGACACCGCCGCGCCGGTCGCCGTCGCCAGTGCCATCTGGCCGCACGGCCGGTGGCGCTTCGACGTGACCGGCGAGGGCAACCACGCGGGCACCACCCGCATGGCCGACCGCCGCGACCCGATGCTGACGTACGCGTTCACCGTGCTGGCGGCGAACAAGGAGGCGCGGCTGCGCGGCGCGCACGCCACCGTGGGTCGGGTGTCGGTGGAGCCGAACGCGACCAACGCGATCCCGTCGCGGGTGACCGGCTGGCTCGACGCCCGCGCCGCCGAGCCGGAGACGCTCGCCGGTCTGGTCTCCGCGGTACGCGACAAGGCGACCGAGCGGGCCCGCCGCGACGGCACCAGCCTGACGGTCACCGAGGAGTCGGCCACCCCGCTGGTCGCCTTCGACGGCGGACTGGCCGACCGGCTCGCCGCGCTGCTCACGGCGCCGGTGCTGCCGACCGGCGCCGGCCACGACGCCGGGGTGCTCGCCGCGTACCTGCCGACCGCGATGCTCTTCGTCCGCAACCCGACCGGCGTCTCGCACTCGCCGGCCGAGTCGGCGACCGACGAGGACTGCGCCGCCGGGGTGGCCGCCCTCGCCCGGGTGATCGAGGAGTTGGCGTGCTGA